A single window of Acidimicrobiales bacterium DNA harbors:
- the hyuA gene encoding N-methylhydantoinase A, translating into MIVGTDTGGTFTDAVDDTGAVVKMSSTPDDPSRAVAAAVTALGGRVPRILAHGTTVPTNTLLERKGARVALLTNEGFEDLVEIARQRRPSLYDQLADRPEPLVDRDHRIGVRGRLSASGEVLVPLDLRGLEDRLPADTEAVAVCLLHSDLHDAHEREVGALLERAGFDCSLSCQVAPEMREYERMVTTLVNAYVRPACRRYLSRLSPLADAVLVMTSAGACVDAEFAVTHPVRLLLSGPAAGARAAAEVAAANGFMDAVAFDMGGTSTDVCLIRGGEPDPAAQRSIAGFPLRVPSLGVHTIGAGGGSVAFVDRGGALKVGPESAGAVPGPACYGRGGTLPTVTDANLLCGRLGPAELPEIGRLDSGAARRVFSRSGIDPAGVLAVVEQNMVRAIRVVTVERGVDPRDLALVAYGGAGPLHACALADALGMKAVLVPARAGVFSAAGLLAAPVGVDVVASWPTPEDHSGLAEALRRLAEDARQRLRDSDAQVSVEVSVDCRYKGQSHELRVSEPARFHEEHERVNGFARWDEPVEVVALRACVRATRRVDVTGLPAPPRETGRGPRVIPEEDCTIWVPDGWRADRGEAGSLLLRRC; encoded by the coding sequence GTGATCGTAGGAACCGACACGGGAGGTACCTTCACCGACGCTGTCGACGACACCGGTGCGGTGGTGAAGATGTCGTCGACTCCCGACGACCCTTCGAGGGCCGTCGCTGCTGCGGTAACCGCATTAGGCGGGCGCGTGCCGAGGATCCTCGCGCACGGGACGACGGTTCCGACGAACACGCTTCTCGAGCGGAAAGGTGCACGGGTTGCTCTGTTGACCAATGAGGGCTTCGAGGATCTGGTCGAGATCGCCCGCCAGCGTCGTCCGTCCCTGTACGACCAGTTGGCAGACCGGCCAGAGCCCCTGGTCGACCGGGATCACAGGATCGGCGTGAGGGGACGTCTCTCCGCTTCGGGGGAGGTGCTCGTTCCGCTGGACCTGCGTGGCCTGGAGGATCGCCTCCCGGCGGACACGGAGGCGGTCGCCGTGTGCCTGCTGCACTCCGACCTGCACGACGCGCACGAACGTGAGGTGGGAGCGTTGTTGGAGCGGGCAGGGTTCGACTGCTCGCTCTCGTGCCAAGTTGCCCCCGAGATGCGCGAGTACGAGCGGATGGTCACCACGCTCGTCAACGCTTACGTGCGGCCTGCATGTCGCAGATACCTGTCGAGGCTCTCACCTCTCGCAGATGCGGTGCTCGTCATGACTTCTGCAGGGGCTTGTGTAGACGCCGAGTTCGCGGTTACCCATCCGGTCCGCCTCCTCCTTTCCGGGCCCGCTGCCGGGGCGCGGGCGGCGGCGGAAGTCGCTGCGGCCAACGGATTCATGGATGCCGTCGCCTTCGACATGGGCGGCACGAGCACGGACGTCTGTCTGATACGGGGTGGAGAGCCCGATCCGGCTGCCCAGAGGTCCATCGCCGGCTTCCCTCTGAGGGTGCCGTCGCTCGGAGTTCACACGATAGGTGCCGGGGGAGGGTCGGTCGCGTTCGTGGACCGGGGTGGGGCGTTGAAGGTCGGTCCCGAATCGGCCGGCGCGGTCCCCGGGCCCGCCTGCTATGGGAGGGGCGGGACGTTGCCGACGGTAACCGACGCGAACCTCCTGTGTGGTCGTCTCGGGCCCGCAGAGCTTCCCGAGATCGGTCGTCTCGACTCGGGCGCCGCGCGGAGGGTCTTCTCTAGGTCGGGGATCGATCCCGCCGGCGTGCTGGCGGTGGTCGAGCAGAACATGGTTCGCGCCATCCGGGTGGTGACCGTCGAGCGTGGTGTGGACCCGCGTGACCTCGCGCTGGTCGCCTACGGCGGGGCGGGGCCCCTGCACGCCTGCGCGCTGGCGGACGCGCTCGGAATGAAGGCCGTGCTGGTTCCTGCGAGGGCAGGCGTGTTCTCCGCCGCGGGGCTCCTGGCTGCTCCCGTCGGAGTGGACGTCGTGGCCTCTTGGCCCACGCCCGAGGACCACTCGGGGCTTGCAGAGGCGTTGCGACGGCTCGCCGAGGATGCGCGCCAGAGGCTCCGTGATTCTGACGCGCAGGTGTCTGTGGAGGTCTCGGTCGACTGTCGTTACAAGGGTCAGAGCCACGAGCTGAGGGTGAGCGAACCGGCTCGGTTCCACGAGGAGCACGAGAGGGTGAACGGGTTCGCCAGGTGGGACGAACCGGTGGAAGTCGTAGCGCTGCGTGCTTGTGTCCGGGCGACCCGTCGAGTCGACGTGACCGGACTCCCGGCTCCTCCTCGCGAGACAGGAAGGGGTCCGCGTGTGATCCCCGAGGAGGACTGCACGATCTGGGTGCCCGACGGTTGGCGCGCAGATCGAGGAGAGGCGGGATCTCTCCTGCTAAGGAGGTGTTGA
- the rnhA gene encoding ribonuclease H yields the protein MPRRDDADEATLIYTDGACLGNPGPGGWAWLVPEGPWKSGCAEMATNQRMELTAVLEGLTAIQGPLEVRCDSNYVVKCFNDGWWQAWVRNGWRNSKGKPVANRDLWEPLVEMVTRRKDVTFVWVQGHANDPWNAAADRLAVRAARLQLAECGPRATL from the coding sequence ATGCCGAGGCGGGACGACGCCGACGAAGCCACCCTCATTTACACCGACGGAGCCTGTCTGGGAAACCCCGGTCCGGGTGGATGGGCCTGGCTGGTTCCAGAAGGACCCTGGAAAAGCGGTTGTGCGGAGATGGCCACCAACCAGAGGATGGAGCTCACCGCCGTCTTGGAAGGTCTGACTGCAATCCAGGGTCCGTTGGAAGTGAGATGCGACTCGAACTACGTCGTCAAGTGCTTCAACGACGGCTGGTGGCAGGCATGGGTGCGCAACGGTTGGCGGAATTCGAAGGGCAAGCCGGTGGCCAACCGCGACCTGTGGGAACCGCTGGTGGAGATGGTGACACGCCGCAAGGACGTCACCTTCGTCTGGGTGCAGGGTCATGCGAACGATCCCTGGAACGCAGCCGCAGATCGACTCGCCGTCAGGGCGGCGAGGCTTCAGCTGGCCGAGTGCGGACCGAGGGCCACCCTGTGA
- a CDS encoding hypothetical protein (possible pseudo, frameshifted), translated as MGDTIIDGYVHQFPDVDPEETREWLDSLDAVIDEKGAVRARYLVAKLMERARERGVALPATVSTDYVNTIPPEQQPWFPGDEYIERRIRAYIRWNAAVMVVKANRNAEGIGGHLSTFASAASLYEVGFNHFFRGKDDGTPGDSVYFQGHAAPGIYARAYLEGRLDEEHLDNFRREISGHGLSSYPHPRLMPDFWEFPTVSMGLGPICSIYHARFLRYLHNRRIDDTSESRVWCFLGDGECDEPETLGAITLAARESLDNLIWVVNCNLQRLDGPVRGNGKIIQELEAIFRGAGWNVIKVVWGSKWDELLARDEDGVLVNKMNKTVDGDFQRYAAATGAHIREHFFGPDPRLRAMVEHLDDEELRNLPRGGHDYLKLYAAYKAATEQRGAPTVILAKTIKGWTLGSDVEARNATHQIKKMTRDQLLELRRRLYMTEEIPEEAVLADEPPYYRPPADSPEAQYLHERRKALDGYLPKRGMPLRKPLPLPPDDVFATFDAGSGGRAVSTTMAFTALLRDLMRTNGFGERVVPIIPDEARTFGMDPLFTEFGIYSPKGQLYKPVDAELLLTYKEKKDGQILEEGITEAGSMASFIAAGTCHATRGVPMVPFFTFYSMFGFQRVGDLIWAAADARARGFLMGATAGRTTLLGEGLQHQDGHCTRARVGDTHLSRLRPGLRIRAGRDSAPRHPPDVWGEPGGRVLLPDHLQ; from the coding sequence ATGGGCGACACGATCATCGACGGATACGTCCACCAGTTCCCGGACGTGGACCCCGAAGAGACGAGGGAGTGGCTCGACTCGCTCGACGCGGTCATAGACGAGAAGGGCGCGGTGCGTGCGCGGTACCTGGTCGCCAAGTTGATGGAGCGGGCCAGGGAGCGTGGCGTGGCGCTCCCCGCGACGGTCTCCACCGACTACGTGAACACCATTCCGCCCGAGCAGCAGCCGTGGTTCCCCGGCGACGAGTACATCGAGCGCCGTATCCGCGCCTACATCCGCTGGAACGCCGCCGTGATGGTCGTGAAAGCCAACCGGAACGCCGAGGGGATCGGCGGCCACCTCTCCACCTTCGCCTCGGCTGCCTCCCTCTACGAGGTCGGCTTCAACCACTTCTTCCGCGGCAAGGACGACGGGACACCCGGCGACAGCGTCTATTTCCAAGGCCACGCCGCACCGGGTATCTACGCCCGCGCGTATCTGGAGGGGAGGCTCGACGAGGAGCACCTGGACAACTTCCGCCGCGAGATCTCGGGACACGGCCTGTCCAGCTACCCCCATCCCCGTCTGATGCCCGACTTCTGGGAATTCCCCACGGTGTCCATGGGGCTGGGACCGATCTGTTCCATCTACCACGCACGGTTCCTCCGCTACCTCCACAACAGGCGGATAGACGACACGAGCGAGTCGAGGGTGTGGTGCTTCCTCGGCGACGGCGAGTGCGACGAGCCCGAGACGCTCGGCGCCATAACCCTCGCCGCCCGAGAATCGCTCGACAACCTCATCTGGGTCGTGAACTGCAACCTGCAGCGCCTCGACGGCCCGGTGCGGGGGAACGGAAAGATCATCCAGGAGCTCGAGGCGATCTTCCGGGGCGCGGGTTGGAACGTGATCAAGGTCGTCTGGGGGTCGAAGTGGGACGAGCTCCTCGCCCGTGACGAGGACGGAGTCCTCGTCAACAAGATGAACAAGACCGTCGACGGCGACTTCCAGCGGTACGCCGCCGCGACCGGAGCCCACATAAGGGAGCACTTCTTCGGTCCGGACCCACGACTGAGGGCGATGGTCGAGCATCTCGACGACGAGGAGTTGCGCAACCTCCCCAGGGGCGGCCACGACTACCTGAAGCTGTACGCCGCGTACAAGGCCGCCACCGAGCAGCGGGGTGCACCTACCGTGATCCTCGCCAAGACCATCAAGGGTTGGACGCTCGGCTCGGACGTCGAGGCCCGCAACGCGACCCACCAGATCAAGAAGATGACCCGCGACCAGCTCCTCGAGTTGCGGCGCCGTCTGTACATGACGGAGGAGATCCCCGAGGAGGCCGTGCTCGCCGACGAGCCCCCCTACTACCGTCCCCCCGCAGACTCGCCGGAAGCGCAGTACCTGCACGAGCGTAGGAAGGCGCTGGACGGCTACCTCCCCAAGCGCGGCATGCCGCTGCGCAAGCCCCTCCCACTTCCGCCCGACGACGTGTTCGCGACGTTCGACGCCGGATCGGGAGGCAGGGCCGTCTCCACCACCATGGCCTTCACAGCGCTGCTGCGTGACCTGATGCGAACGAATGGGTTCGGCGAGCGAGTCGTCCCGATCATCCCCGACGAGGCCCGTACTTTCGGGATGGATCCGCTCTTCACCGAGTTCGGCATCTATTCGCCGAAGGGACAGCTGTACAAGCCGGTCGATGCCGAGTTGCTGTTGACCTACAAGGAGAAGAAAGACGGGCAGATCCTGGAAGAGGGCATAACCGAAGCCGGCTCGATGGCCAGCTTCATCGCAGCCGGAACCTGTCATGCGACCCGCGGGGTCCCGATGGTTCCGTTCTTCACCTTCTACTCGATGTTCGGCTTCCAGCGGGTCGGAGACCTGATCTGGGCCGCGGCCGACGCACGGGCACGAGGGTTCCTCATGGGCGCCACGGCCGGACGGACGACGCTCCTCGGCGAAGGTCTCCAGCATCAGGACGGGCACTGCACACGTGCTCGCGTCGGCGATACCCACCTGTCGCGCCTACGACCCGGCCTTCGCATACGAGCTGGCCGTGATAGTGCGCCACGGCATCCACCTGATGTATGGGGAGAACCCGGAGGACGTGTTCTTCTACCTGACCATCTACAATGA
- a CDS encoding hypothetical protein (possible pseudo, frameshifted) encodes MYGENPEDVFFYLTIYNENYEQPPRPAGVTDADIVSGMYCFEPAPEGVPQMASILFSGSAQGAARRARDELAEVWGVGVDLWSATSYKALREEALTVERWNRLHPDAEPRIPRVTQLLARSKGPVVAVTDFMKVVPDQIARWLPHGRDLVPLGTDGFGRSDTREALRRFFEVDAAHLVVAVLSTLSRRGEVDPEVALRAIERHGIDTESPDPRICFP; translated from the coding sequence ATGTATGGGGAGAACCCGGAGGACGTGTTCTTCTACCTGACCATCTACAATGAGAACTACGAGCAGCCGCCACGACCGGCCGGGGTCACCGATGCCGACATCGTGAGCGGCATGTATTGCTTCGAGCCGGCTCCTGAAGGCGTTCCGCAGATGGCGTCGATCCTGTTCTCCGGCAGCGCCCAGGGTGCCGCTCGGCGGGCCAGAGACGAACTGGCCGAAGTTTGGGGTGTGGGTGTCGACCTGTGGAGCGCGACCTCGTACAAGGCTCTGCGAGAAGAGGCTCTGACGGTCGAGCGTTGGAACCGCCTCCACCCCGATGCAGAACCCAGGATTCCCCGCGTCACGCAGTTGCTCGCTCGGTCGAAAGGTCCGGTTGTCGCCGTCACCGACTTTATGAAGGTCGTTCCAGACCAGATAGCCAGATGGCTCCCGCACGGGCGAGACCTCGTCCCACTCGGGACCGACGGCTTCGGGAGATCGGACACTCGGGAAGCGCTCAGGAGGTTCTTCGAAGTAGACGCTGCCCACCTGGTCGTCGCCGTGCTCTCCACGCTCTCCCGAAGGGGCGAGGTCGACCCGGAGGTCGCACTACGGGCAATCGAGAGGCACGGAATAGACACGGAGTCCCCGGACCCGCGAATCTGCTTCCCATGA
- a CDS encoding (Fe-S)-cluster assembly protein: MTTARRPRLPVTGDPEADLLLEDEPVALLIGMLLDQQVPMEWAFRGPKTLRERLGHLDPSRIAATAPELLEEVASRKPAIHRFPKAMARRIRELCAHLEEYYDGDASRIWSDATNASEVLDRLRSLPGFGEEKARITLAVLGKRMGVRPRGWKKAAEPFSGSEPRSVADVSSPAALERVRLYKRELKQAGKR; the protein is encoded by the coding sequence ATGACGACGGCGCGCAGACCCCGGCTACCCGTGACCGGCGATCCGGAAGCCGACCTGCTCCTGGAGGACGAACCCGTCGCCCTCCTCATCGGCATGCTCCTCGACCAACAGGTGCCCATGGAATGGGCGTTTCGTGGACCCAAGACCCTCCGCGAAAGGCTCGGCCATCTCGACCCTTCGAGGATCGCCGCCACCGCTCCGGAGCTGTTGGAGGAAGTCGCTTCTCGGAAACCGGCGATCCACCGGTTCCCGAAGGCCATGGCGCGGAGGATCCGAGAGCTGTGCGCCCACCTCGAGGAGTACTACGACGGCGACGCGAGCCGGATCTGGAGCGACGCCACCAACGCCTCCGAGGTGCTCGATCGACTGCGCTCGCTTCCCGGATTCGGCGAGGAGAAAGCCCGGATCACGCTGGCGGTTCTCGGCAAGCGCATGGGTGTGCGACCGAGAGGTTGGAAGAAGGCCGCAGAACCCTTCTCGGGCTCCGAGCCGCGGTCCGTGGCGGACGTGTCCTCACCCGCCGCCCTCGAACGGGTGCGACTCTACAAGCGCGAGCTGAAGCAGGCCGGCAAGCGATAG
- the acd gene encoding acyl-CoA dehydrogenase, producing the protein MNFAFTEEQEELRNVVRQFLENKSPESEVRRLMETTEGYDPEVWKQMAEQMGLQGLIVPEEYGGAGFGYVELTVVLEEMGRALLCAPYFSTVVLAENALIHSGDESAKKELLGRLASGEAIGTLAFTEENGRWDESGITATATRDGASWRLHGTKTFVLDGHVADIVLVAARTDSGVSLFHTSGDAEGLERTPLSTMDMTRKQAKLVFDGTPATLVGEEGKGWETLSRVLDLAAVGLAAEQVGGAQKCLEMSVEYAKVRVQFGRPIGSFQAIKHKCADMLLEVESAKSAAYYAAWCAAEMNDELPVAACLAKAYCSEAYFHAAAENIQIHGGIGFTWEHPAHLYFKRAKSSELLFGDPTYHRELLAQRLGI; encoded by the coding sequence GTGAACTTTGCTTTCACCGAAGAACAGGAAGAACTGAGGAACGTCGTACGTCAATTCCTCGAGAACAAGTCGCCCGAGTCGGAAGTGCGGCGGCTCATGGAGACCACCGAGGGATACGACCCCGAGGTCTGGAAGCAGATGGCGGAGCAGATGGGGCTTCAGGGTCTGATCGTTCCCGAGGAGTACGGCGGCGCGGGCTTCGGATACGTAGAGCTCACCGTGGTGCTGGAGGAGATGGGACGTGCCCTGCTCTGTGCCCCCTACTTCTCGACGGTGGTCTTGGCGGAGAACGCCCTGATCCACTCCGGGGACGAGTCGGCCAAGAAGGAACTGCTGGGGAGACTCGCGTCTGGAGAGGCGATCGGCACCTTGGCCTTCACTGAAGAGAACGGCAGGTGGGACGAGTCGGGGATCACCGCGACGGCCACGCGCGACGGTGCGTCATGGCGGCTTCACGGTACCAAGACATTTGTGCTCGACGGGCATGTCGCCGACATCGTCCTCGTCGCGGCGAGAACCGATTCCGGCGTCTCGCTCTTCCACACGTCGGGCGATGCAGAGGGGCTCGAGCGCACGCCGCTCTCGACGATGGACATGACTCGCAAGCAGGCCAAGCTCGTCTTCGACGGGACGCCGGCGACGCTGGTGGGCGAGGAAGGCAAGGGATGGGAGACCCTCTCCCGTGTCCTCGACTTGGCGGCGGTGGGCCTGGCTGCGGAGCAGGTCGGAGGCGCACAGAAGTGTCTCGAGATGTCGGTGGAGTACGCCAAGGTGAGGGTGCAGTTCGGGCGTCCGATCGGTTCTTTCCAGGCCATCAAGCACAAGTGCGCGGACATGCTGCTCGAGGTCGAGTCCGCCAAGTCGGCTGCCTATTACGCGGCCTGGTGCGCGGCTGAGATGAACGACGAGCTCCCCGTGGCGGCTTGTCTGGCCAAGGCCTATTGCTCTGAGGCCTACTTCCACGCAGCCGCGGAGAACATCCAGATACACGGTGGCATCGGGTTCACGTGGGAGCACCCGGCACACCTGTACTTCAAGCGGGCCAAGTCGTCGGAGCTGCTGTTCGGTGACCCCACGTACCACAGGGAGCTCCTCGCCCAGAGGCTCGGGATCTGA
- a CDS encoding hydrolase, which produces MGEDGATLFWQDTDVEIHRTVVGPLDNNVWIVRCRSTGEAVLIDAANEHERLLDLCRRLDVRRVLETHGHWDHIQAVPAVRDAGFEVGVTSADADMLPSYDFVLEDEEVVEVGRLRLRCIATPGHTPGSMCFLLEDHPVLFSGDTLFPGGPGATRFPGGDFDTIIRSISERLFTLPDQTLVLPGHGPETTIGRERPHLDEWIERGW; this is translated from the coding sequence GTGGGTGAGGACGGCGCGACGCTCTTCTGGCAGGACACGGACGTCGAGATACACCGAACCGTAGTCGGACCTCTCGACAACAACGTTTGGATCGTCCGATGTCGATCCACCGGCGAGGCGGTCCTCATCGACGCAGCCAACGAGCACGAGCGCTTGCTCGACCTCTGTAGACGTCTCGACGTCCGCAGGGTGCTCGAGACACATGGGCACTGGGATCACATCCAGGCCGTCCCCGCAGTGCGCGATGCGGGCTTCGAAGTCGGCGTCACGTCCGCCGACGCGGACATGCTCCCCTCTTACGATTTCGTCCTCGAGGACGAAGAGGTCGTCGAGGTCGGTCGCCTCCGCCTGCGTTGCATTGCAACACCCGGACACACTCCCGGGTCTATGTGCTTCCTGCTGGAGGACCACCCCGTCCTCTTCAGCGGGGACACCCTCTTCCCGGGTGGTCCGGGAGCCACCCGCTTCCCCGGCGGTGACTTCGACACCATCATCAGGTCGATCTCGGAACGACTCTTCACGCTCCCGGACCAGACGCTGGTTCTGCCCGGCCACGGCCCCGAGACGACCATTGGCAGAGAGAGGCCGCACCTCGACGAATGGATCGAGCGCGGCTGGTGA